One part of the Lycium ferocissimum isolate CSIRO_LF1 chromosome 8, AGI_CSIRO_Lferr_CH_V1, whole genome shotgun sequence genome encodes these proteins:
- the LOC132066906 gene encoding non-classical arabinogalactan protein 30-like, whose translation MAIRIQVILIVSSLLLGLALPLTFAYDHGPAQAQPVETTVVIEGMIYCQRCDTYGSWSLSGAKPVASAKISVICKDYKKRVNFYKAFEANAYGYFYAELQGFKMGHSYLDHPLHSCRVKLVSSPQENCNVFSNINYGLNGAPLRFDDKVIDRSDYKAVIYTVSPLAFRPTYCPPK comes from the coding sequence ATGGCAATTAGAATCCAAGTTATCCTAATAGTCTCATCGCTCCTTCTGGGTCTGGCCCTTCCACTGACATTCGCGTATGATCATGGCCCGGCCCAGGCCCAGCCCGTTGAGACGACCGTGGTGATCGAAGGCATGATCTACTGCCAACGTTGTGATACCTATGGATCATGGTCATTATCAGGAGCTAAGCCAGTTGCATCAGCCAAAATTAGTGTTATATGCAAAGACTACAAGAAAAGAGTAAATTTTTACAAGGCATTTGAAGCAAATGCATATGGTTATTTCTATGCAGAGTTACAAGGTTTCAAAATGGGACATTCTTATCTTGATCATCCACTTCATTCTTGTCGTGTGAAACTGGTGTCTTCTCCTCAAGAAAATTGCAATGTTTTTAGTAACATTAATTATGGTCTTAATGGTGCACCACTAAGATTTGATGACAAAGTAATTGATCGAAGTGATTATAAGGCTGTAATTTATACTGTTAGTCCGTTGGCTTTTCGACCAACTTACTGCCCTCCTAAATAA